From the genome of Uranotaenia lowii strain MFRU-FL chromosome 1, ASM2978415v1, whole genome shotgun sequence, one region includes:
- the LOC129739451 gene encoding uncharacterized protein LOC129739451 isoform X2, whose product MVDGDELEIVEDFVYLGSLVTADNDTSREIRRRIISGSRAYYGLHKQLRSRRLSPRTKCNLYMTLIRPVVLYGHETWILLEEDLRTLGVFERRVLRTIFGGVQENGVWRRRMNHELARLYGEPSIPKVVKAGRIRWAGHVARMPDDCPAKQVFATNPVGTRRAGAQRARWLDQVERDLANVGCPRNWRTVAMNRVNFRNYVRQVMS is encoded by the coding sequence atggtcgacggcgacgagctggagatagtcgaagactttgtctatctcggctcactggtgaccgcagacaatgacaccagccgtgagatccggaggcgaattatcagcggaagtcgtgcctactatggactccacaagcaactgcggtcgagaagacttagccctcgcacgaagtgtaacctgtatatgacgctcattagaccggttgttctctacgggcacgagacatggatattgctcgaggaggacctgcgtacactcggagtattcgagcgacgagtgttaagaaccatctttggcggcgtacaggagaacggagtgtggaggcgaaggatgaaccacgagctcgcgcgcctctacggcgaacccagtatcccgaaggtggtgaaggctggccggatacgctgggcgggacatgttgcgagaatgccggacgactgtcctgcaaaacaggtgttcgctacgaatccggtaggaacaagacgagcgggggcgcaacgagcgaggtggttagaccaagtggagcgtgatctggcgaacgtggggtgcccgagaaattggagaacggttgctatgaaccgagtgaattttaggaattatgttcgtcaagttatgtcgtga
- the LOC129739030 gene encoding apolipoprotein D, whose product MTSRCSNTNVKLMRRSRGHIGMLILVLLLLLPEMTDSQQQQQLGGRRRNRNERCPKVRAMRNFDLSSMMGFWYVIQYFASSETLPEYSCMHSSFATSDGFVTMNFTYYFSDDPLKTFQQGNISWVIPNYSQPAHWIHAEWSFEEVYNTYIIDTDYKSWGLIMHCAEKTKTQKYLSALMISRQPTLTPNVINFLREKLPRYDIDLSYMFMIPQENCTINEQDPKKYFKYEAL is encoded by the exons ATGACGTCAAGATGCAGCAACACAAATGTCAAACTAATGCGACGCAGCCGCGGTCACATTGGGATGCTAATTTTGGTGCTGTTGCTTTTGCTGCCCGAAATGACCGattcgcagcagcagcaacagctcGGAGGACGTCGAAGGAATCGTAACGAGCGATGCCCAAAG GTCCGGGCCATGCGAAACTTCGATCTGTCCAGCATGATGGGCTTCTGGTATGTGATCCAGTATTTCGCCTCATCCGAAACCCTTCCGGAGTACTCCTGTATGCACAGTTCCTTCGCCACCTCGGATGGGTTTGTAACGATGAATTTCACCTACTACTTTTCGGACGATCCGTTGAAAACTTTCCAACAGGGAAACATCTCCTGGGTCATTCCGAACTACAGTCAACCAGCTCATTGGATTCACGCCGAGTGGTCTT TCGAAGAAGTCTACAATACCTACATCATCGACACCGACTACAAATCGTGGGGCCTAATCATGCACTGTGCCGAGAAGACCAAAACGCAAAAGTACCTCTCGGCGCTGATGATTTCCCGCCAGCCAACCCTAACGCCCAATGTGATTAATTTTCTACGGGAAAAGCTGCCCCGGTACGATATCGATTTGAGTTACATGTTCATGATTCCCCAGGAAAATTGTACCATCAACGAGCAGGACCCGAAGAAGTACTTCAAGTATGAAGCTCTGTAA
- the LOC129739451 gene encoding uncharacterized protein LOC129739451 isoform X1 — MVDGDELEIVEDFVYLGSLVTADNDTSREIRRRIISGSRAYYGLHKQLRSRRLSPRTKCNLYMTLIRPVVLYGHETWILLEEDLRTLGVFERRVLRTIFGGVQENGVWRRRMNHELARLYGEPSIPKVVKAGRIRWAGHVARMPDDCPAKQVFATNPVGTRRAGAQRARWLDQVERDLANVGCPRNWRTVAMNRVNFRNYEIQVVSAK, encoded by the exons atggtcgacggcgacgagctggagatagtcgaagactttgtctatctcggctcactggtgaccgcagacaatgacaccagccgtgagatccggaggcgaattatcagcggaagtcgtgcctactatggactccacaagcaactgcggtcgagaagacttagccctcgcacgaagtgtaacctgtatatgacgctcattagaccggttgttctctacgggcacgagacatggatattgctcgaggaggacctgcgtacactcggagtattcgagcgacgagtgttaagaaccatctttggcggcgtacaggagaacggagtgtggaggcgaaggatgaaccacgagctcgcgcgcctctacggcgaacccagtatcccgaaggtggtgaaggctggccggatacgctgggcgggacatgttgcgagaatgccggacgactgtcctgcaaaacaggtgttcgctacgaatccggtaggaacaagacgagcgggggcgcaacgagcgaggtggttagaccaagtggagcgtgatctggcgaacgtggggtgcccgagaaattggagaacggttgctatgaaccgagtgaattttaggaattat gaaatccaggttgtgtctgcgaaataa